The Thermoflexus sp. region CAATAAGGGGTTGGCCCCGGAAGGCTGGGAGGAACGGTGGGACAGCCCTCCGGGGGCGGATTGGAATCTGCAACGGGAGGAACACGGTGAAGTCCGTGGCGTCGACCGCTTCCCGCCCGGCTTCCGGCGGGCGGTATTATCGGCTCTTCATCGCCGTCCTGCTGGCCTCCACGCTGCTTTCCACCTGGCTAGGGATCGCGGTGGTGATGGCCGCGCGCGCCCAGCGCTGGCGGGCGATGGCCGGCGGGGGAGGATCTGGAGGTGGTCCCCTGGGCCTGCCGCCCATCTCGGAGGTGGGGCGGATGCTCAACCCGATCGAGTGGCTCAACCCGGCGCCCGCATGGCCCGTCCCCGGCCGGCTGAATCTCCTGGTGCTGGGGGTGGATCGCCGGCCCGATGAGCAGGACATCCCGGTCCGTTCCGACGGGATCATGCTCATCGGCCTGGATCCCATCAGCAACACGATCTCGGTGCTCTCCATCCCCCGGGATCTCTACGTGCCCATCCCGGGGTTGGAGGAGCGCGGGATCTCCCAGAGCCGGATCAACACGGCGTGCTTCTACGGCGACTATTACCATCTCGGCGGATGCGGGGAGCTGGCCAAGCGGACAGTGGCCTACAACTTCGGCGTCCCGGTGCACCGCTATATCATCCTGGATTTCAACGGCTTCAAGCGGATCATCGACCTGGTGGGCGGGATCGATGTGGACGTCCCCCGCACCATCGTGGACAACGCCTACCCCACCGATGACTACCGCACGGAGCGCCTGGTGATCCCGGCCGGGCGTCTCCATATGGATGGGGAGCTGGCGTTAAAGTATGTGCGGACCCGGCATGCGGACAGCGATTTCGGGCGGCTGAAGCGACAGCAACAGGTGCTGATGGCCCTGCGAGCGAAGGTCCTCTCCCTTCAGGCCCTGCCCCAGATCCCGGAGATCCTCCGGACCCTGGGGGACTCGGTGCAAACGGATCTCACCCTCCCGGAGATGCTGGCCATCGCCCAGTTCGCTCGCGGGGTGCCGGAGGAGCGCATCCGCCTGCTTGCCGTGGAGCCCTCCATGGTCCGCCCCTGGCAGACCCCCAATGGGGCCGCCGTTCTGATCCCCAACCGGCAAGCGCTGGCGACGCTGATCGAGGCGTTTAACTGGGAACGATAACGCGCCCGGACCGGCAACGGTTCAAACTCGGGAGAGGTATACGTCATGCCGATAGCCCGGCGGATGAAGGGAGAGCTCTCGGAAGCGGATCTGCTCGACGCGTTGCGGCGGGGAGACCGTCAGGCGTTCGCAGCGGCGATCGATCGGTGCGGAGACGTGATCTATCACGTCGCGTACCGGCTGCTGGGCAGCCGGGAGGAAGCGGAGGATGTCCTTCAGGAGACGTTCCTCCAGGCTTTCCAGCATCTCAAGGACTTCCGCGGGGAAGCCCGGCTGTGCACCTGGCTCTACCGGATCGCCTATAACCTGGCCCTGATGCGACTGCGCCGGAAGGAGCCCGAAACGATCTCCATCGATCAGCCTATCCTCCTGGAGGACGATGAGGAAATCCCCCGGGAGCTCTTTGACTGGTGCTGCCTGCCCGAGGAGGAGCTGCTCCGCGCGGAGCTCCGATCCGTGCTGGATGAAGCCATCCACAGCCTGCCGGCGAGCCTGCGGACCGTGTTTCTGCTGCGAGATGTGGAGGGCCTGTCGACCGAAGAGGTAGCTCAGATCTTGGGGATTTCCACTGATGCGGTGAAGGCCCGCCTGCACCGCGCCCGCCTGCAGCTGCGCGAACGGCTTTCGCGATATTTCGCCGAAGAGTTAACAGGGAGGTAACCCGGGATGCCCCTATCGAAACGCTGCGAGGAATGGCTGGGCCAGATCTACCTCTACCTGGACGGGGAGCTTGCCGAGCATCTCTGCCGGGAGCTGGAGCAACACCTGAGGGAATGCCCGGATTGCCATGTGGTTTTCAACACGACGCAGCGAACTATCGAGCTCTACCGTCGGTATGGTCGGATCCCGATGCCGGGGGAAGCCCGGGAGCGCCTGTTCCGAACGCTGGGGCTGGAGGACCTGCTTCGGCAGGCATCCGGATCCGGGGGATCGGAACGCGGTGTTAACGAAATGTTCACATAGCTCGCTTAAACTATAAGGTGGCTGCGCCCATCGACGAATCCCGGGCCGGCCAGGGGGGTGAGAGCGATGCGGCGGCTGGATCTCTGGCGCACGCAGGCGGAGGCGCGGATCCCGCACCTCCTCGCGGGCCCGGAGGGCCTCCAGCTCGTCGCGCGCCCGCTCGACCTCCTGGCCCGGTGGGGGGAGGTGATCCGCGCCCCGCCCCTCCGGCATGAAACGGAACCCGAACGGCTGTCTTCCAGAGGCGCCTGGAACGCGCTGAGTTCCACAAAAAATACAGCGAGGCCGCGGATGATCATCTCGGAAGGAACATCGAGGCTTCCTACCCTGAACCCCGAATTGGATCAGCTGTGCGTGAACGCCATCCGCGCCCTGGTCATGGACGCGGTGGAGCAGGCCCGCTCAGGCCATCCCGGGATGCCCATGGGGATGGCCGACGCAGCCTATGTGCTATGGCGTTACGTGATGCGCCACAATCCCCGCAATCCCCTCTGGCCTAACCGGGATCGCCTGGTTCTCTCCGCCGGGCACGGCTCGATGCTGCTTTACGCCCTCCTTCATCTTTCCGGCTACGATATGCCGATGGAAGAGATCCAGCGGTTCCGCCAGTGGGGCAGCGCCACACCCGGTCACCCCGAATATGATCCCCACCGAGGAGTGGAGACCACCACCGGGCCGCTGGGCCAGGGGTTTGCCAACGCTGTCGGGATGGCTCTGGCGGCCCGTCTCCTGGCCGAACGCTTCAACCGTCCAGGGTTTCCTATCGTAGATCACTTCGTCTATGTCATCGCCTCCGATGGCGATCTGATGGAGGGCATCTCCCACGAAGCCGCCTCCCTGGCCGGCCACTGGGGGTTGGGGCGGCTGATCGTCCTCTACGACGACAACGACGTCTCCATCGATGGCCCCACCGACCTTGCCTTTACCGAGGATGTGGCCGGTCGCTTTCGGGCCTACGGCTGGCACGTGCTGGACCTCGATGGCCATGACCGCGCGGCGGTGGCCCAGGCCCTGGCGGAGGCCCAGCAGGTGGAGGACCGGCCCTCCCTGCTGATCTGCCACACCCATATCGCTTATGGAAGCCCGAATAAGCAGGATCGGGCGGAAGCGCACGGCGCGCCCCTGGGAGCCGATGAGGTGCGCCGCACCAAAGAGCGCATGGGATGGCCCGTGGAGCCCCCCTTCTACGTCCCGGAAGCCGTTTACGCCCATATGCGGAGGCTTATGGAAGAGGGGGCACAATGGGAGGCGGAGTGGCGGGCCCGATGGGAGGGATATGCCGCCGCCTACCCGGAGCTTGCCGCGGAATGGGAGCGCTGGTGGCGGGGGGAACTGCCCGAGGGCTGGGAGGAGGCGATCCCCACCTTCCCGCCTTCCTCTGACGGGATGGCCACCCGCGCGGCCTCCGGGAAGGTGCTGAACGCCCTGGCGAAGGTCATCCCGAACCTGGTAGGAGGCAGCGCGGATCTCATGGAATCCACTCAGACTTACCTGCATGGGTTCCCGGCCATCGGCCGCGGACGCTTTGACGGCCGGAACATCCACTTCGGCGTGCGGGAGCACGCCATGGGCGGCATCCTCAACGGGATGAGCCTGTATGGCCCCTTCCGGGTTTACGGCGGCACCTTCCTGGTGTTCAGCGACTATATGCGGCCGAGCATCCGCCTGGCGGCGATGATGGGCCAACCGGTCATCTATATCTTCACCCATGACAGCATCGCCATAGGGGAAGATGGGCCCACCCATCAGCCGGTGGAACACCTGACCGCCCTGCGGGCCATCCCGAACCTCTGGGTGATCCGGCCGGCCGACGCCAACGAGGTGGCCGAGGCCTGGAAGGTCGCTCTGCGCCGGCGTGACGGACCCATCGCCCTGATCCTGACCCGGCAGAAAGTCCCGATCTTCGATCGCCGTGGGCTGGCCCCGGCTTCCGAGCTGGCGCGAGGCGCCTATGTGCTGGCCGAGGCCCGGGATGGGAAGCCCGATCTAATCCTGATCGCCACCGGCTCGGAGGTGGCCCTGGCCATCGCGGCGCGGGAGCAACTGGAGGCTCAGGGGATTCGGACCCGGGTGGTCAGCATGCCCTCGTGGGAACTCTTCGAGGCCCAGCCCGAGGACTACCGGCGCGCCGTGCTCCCACCGGGAGTTCCCCGTCTGGCCATCGAGGCGGGGGTCCCGTGGGGATGGTATCGCTATGCGGACGCCGTGATCGGGCTGGAGCGCTTCGGCGCCTCCGCGCCCTACCCGGAGGTTTATCAGCGCCTCGGCTTCACAGTGGAACGGATCGTCGAAGAGGCGGGACGTTTGATCGGGCGATAGAGGAACGCCCCCCCCTCCGGGATCCCATCTCTGGAAAGGGGCGGACAAGGGGGACCGTCCTTTGAAGCCCTCGATGGGAGAGCAGCGGCCTCATGCCCTGCCTTCTCACTCGATCGCCGGCGCCGGGACCTCCTCCAGGAACAGCTCATCGGAATCCTCGTCGTAGGCGAAGAGCTCCGCGTAGCGGCCCCAGTGAATGGCGATCTCCAGCTGCCGCTCCGCTTCCTCCGGAGTGAAATCCAGCTGGAGCTGCTCGCGGAAGTAATCCGCGCTCACCCGGCCATCATCATCCGAATGGAGGGTTTCATAGATCCAGCGGATGATCGGAAGGCGAAGGATGCGCCCGGCCACGATCTCCTTACGGGCCAGGATGCTGGCTTCGGCGAAGGCTTCCCCCAGGGGCGTGAGGATAATGTCGCCCTCCGCCACCTTCACGAACCCCAGCAGCTCAGCCGCTTCCACGATCGTCAGCAGATCATCCAGCTCGTAACGCAGCTCCTCCGCCAGGCGGTAGAGATCCGCCCATCCCCCTTCCTCCAGGAGCTTCTCGGTCAACCCCGCCACCGCATTGATGCGCGCCTCCGGCATCCGATACGCCCGGCCTGGCTCCCCTGGTCGCTTCCCGGGCACCTGTTCCTCCGTCTGCCCGGCGATCATTGCGTACACCCGATCGACCATAGACTGAAAGTACCCATCCTTGCGACGACGAGGGTGGGGCAGCCGAACCTCCAGCTCGGCGATCACCCGGCCGGGGTCTTTATCCATCAGGATGAGGCGGTCGGCCATCCAGACTGCTTCCTCGATGTTGTGGGTGACCAGGAGGATGGCCTGGATCGGCAGACGTTTGGAGAGCCAGAGTTCCATGAGCTCGCCCCGCAGGGCTTCTGCGGACAGCACATCCAAGGCGGAGAACGGCTCATCCATGCACAACAGCTCCGGCTCGGCCGCCAGGGCCCGGGCGAAGCCCACCTTCTGGCGCATCCCACCGGAGAGCTCCCGGGGATAGGCATGCTCGAAGCCATCCAGGCCCACCAGGTCGATCAGCTGAAGGGCCCGCTCCCGACGCTGCGCCGGAGGCACCCCGCGGGCCTTCAGGGCCAGCTCCACATTGCCCAGAACCGTCAGCCAGGGATAGAGGGCAAAGGTCTGGAACACAATGGTCGCATAGGGATTGACTCCCCGCAGCGGCTGTCCCCGGTAGCGGATCTCCCCCTCGCTGGGCTGGGCCAGGCCCGTG contains the following coding sequences:
- a CDS encoding LCP family protein, giving the protein MKSVASTASRPASGGRYYRLFIAVLLASTLLSTWLGIAVVMAARAQRWRAMAGGGGSGGGPLGLPPISEVGRMLNPIEWLNPAPAWPVPGRLNLLVLGVDRRPDEQDIPVRSDGIMLIGLDPISNTISVLSIPRDLYVPIPGLEERGISQSRINTACFYGDYYHLGGCGELAKRTVAYNFGVPVHRYIILDFNGFKRIIDLVGGIDVDVPRTIVDNAYPTDDYRTERLVIPAGRLHMDGELALKYVRTRHADSDFGRLKRQQQVLMALRAKVLSLQALPQIPEILRTLGDSVQTDLTLPEMLAIAQFARGVPEERIRLLAVEPSMVRPWQTPNGAAVLIPNRQALATLIEAFNWER
- the tkt gene encoding transketolase, which codes for MIISEGTSRLPTLNPELDQLCVNAIRALVMDAVEQARSGHPGMPMGMADAAYVLWRYVMRHNPRNPLWPNRDRLVLSAGHGSMLLYALLHLSGYDMPMEEIQRFRQWGSATPGHPEYDPHRGVETTTGPLGQGFANAVGMALAARLLAERFNRPGFPIVDHFVYVIASDGDLMEGISHEAASLAGHWGLGRLIVLYDDNDVSIDGPTDLAFTEDVAGRFRAYGWHVLDLDGHDRAAVAQALAEAQQVEDRPSLLICHTHIAYGSPNKQDRAEAHGAPLGADEVRRTKERMGWPVEPPFYVPEAVYAHMRRLMEEGAQWEAEWRARWEGYAAAYPELAAEWERWWRGELPEGWEEAIPTFPPSSDGMATRAASGKVLNALAKVIPNLVGGSADLMESTQTYLHGFPAIGRGRFDGRNIHFGVREHAMGGILNGMSLYGPFRVYGGTFLVFSDYMRPSIRLAAMMGQPVIYIFTHDSIAIGEDGPTHQPVEHLTALRAIPNLWVIRPADANEVAEAWKVALRRRDGPIALILTRQKVPIFDRRGLAPASELARGAYVLAEARDGKPDLILIATGSEVALAIAAREQLEAQGIRTRVVSMPSWELFEAQPEDYRRAVLPPGVPRLAIEAGVPWGWYRYADAVIGLERFGASAPYPEVYQRLGFTVERIVEEAGRLIGR
- a CDS encoding nitrate/sulfonate/bicarbonate ABC transporter ATP-binding protein, which produces MGWTGPLVEVRNVSKIYGRPPRQVVAVERVSFEIRPGEFVALLGPSGCGKSTLLRMITGLAQPSEGEIRYRGQPLRGVNPYATIVFQTFALYPWLTVLGNVELALKARGVPPAQRRERALQLIDLVGLDGFEHAYPRELSGGMRQKVGFARALAAEPELLCMDEPFSALDVLSAEALRGELMELWLSKRLPIQAILLVTHNIEEAVWMADRLILMDKDPGRVIAELEVRLPHPRRRKDGYFQSMVDRVYAMIAGQTEEQVPGKRPGEPGRAYRMPEARINAVAGLTEKLLEEGGWADLYRLAEELRYELDDLLTIVEAAELLGFVKVAEGDIILTPLGEAFAEASILARKEIVAGRILRLPIIRWIYETLHSDDDGRVSADYFREQLQLDFTPEEAERQLEIAIHWGRYAELFAYDEDSDELFLEEVPAPAIE
- a CDS encoding RNA polymerase sigma factor, yielding MPIARRMKGELSEADLLDALRRGDRQAFAAAIDRCGDVIYHVAYRLLGSREEAEDVLQETFLQAFQHLKDFRGEARLCTWLYRIAYNLALMRLRRKEPETISIDQPILLEDDEEIPRELFDWCCLPEEELLRAELRSVLDEAIHSLPASLRTVFLLRDVEGLSTEEVAQILGISTDAVKARLHRARLQLRERLSRYFAEELTGR
- a CDS encoding anti-sigma factor family protein; amino-acid sequence: MPLSKRCEEWLGQIYLYLDGELAEHLCRELEQHLRECPDCHVVFNTTQRTIELYRRYGRIPMPGEARERLFRTLGLEDLLRQASGSGGSERGVNEMFT